A part of Sulfurifustis variabilis genomic DNA contains:
- the asnB gene encoding asparagine synthase (glutamine-hydrolyzing), translated as MCGIAGILNLSPGAAPERSLLASMIGAAAHRGPDGFGFYADSEAGLAHARLSIIDLEGGDQPISNEDGTIQVVFNGEIFNYIELRRELEAAGHRFRTHSDTEVIVHAYEEYGDDFVHRLNGQFAIALWDARSHRLLLARDRTGIRPLFYATWRGRLYFASEIKSLFRVPGFPRRLDVAGLGEIFTYWTTLEPATAFAGVRALPAGYRAVVCGGRLQAQRYWDWSFPEHPVRADRSEEEYAEELRHLLVDAVRLQLRADVPVGAYLSGGLDSSIITGLIKRYTDTPLRTFSLTFEDAEFDESPYQRDLVAWLGTTHTELRCREADIREAFPRAVWHAETPILRSAPAPLMLLSGAVHAAGYKVVLTGEGADEVFGGYDLFREAKVRRFWARAPQSRWRASLLGRLYPYLAHSPSSVRVAREAFFREGLDLADRPYFAHIPRWSTTRRLWRFLHPDVRQTLAGFDPHAAIGRILPPGIDRWPPLGRDQYVEAHTLLSGYLLSSQGDRMAMANSVEGRFPFLDHRVIEFANRLPPSFKIRGLAEKHILKRAAGDLLPASVRERPKQPYRAPDSQSFFQNGRPAEYVAALFAESRLRESGLFDAGAVRKLYEKCRAGRAIGFGDNMAFVGILSTLLVDEHFVRRFAEPPAQPQATAAAGSF; from the coding sequence ATGTGCGGAATTGCCGGTATTCTGAACCTGTCTCCGGGCGCGGCGCCGGAGCGTTCGCTGCTCGCCTCCATGATCGGTGCCGCGGCGCATCGCGGGCCGGACGGTTTCGGATTCTACGCCGACAGCGAGGCGGGTCTGGCGCACGCGCGCCTCAGCATCATCGATCTCGAGGGGGGAGACCAGCCGATCTCGAACGAGGACGGGACGATCCAGGTGGTCTTCAACGGCGAGATCTTCAATTACATCGAGCTCCGCAGGGAGCTGGAGGCGGCCGGCCATCGGTTTCGCACGCATTCCGATACGGAGGTCATCGTCCACGCGTACGAGGAGTACGGCGACGACTTCGTCCATCGGCTGAACGGACAGTTCGCGATCGCGCTCTGGGACGCGCGCTCGCACAGGCTGCTGCTCGCGCGCGACCGTACCGGCATCCGCCCCCTCTTTTACGCGACGTGGCGCGGGCGGCTCTACTTCGCCTCCGAGATCAAATCGCTTTTCCGCGTGCCCGGGTTTCCGCGTCGGCTCGACGTCGCCGGTCTCGGAGAGATCTTCACCTACTGGACGACGCTCGAGCCCGCTACCGCCTTCGCGGGCGTCCGCGCGCTGCCCGCGGGATACCGGGCGGTGGTGTGCGGCGGCCGGCTGCAGGCGCAGAGGTACTGGGACTGGAGCTTTCCGGAGCATCCCGTCCGCGCCGATCGAAGCGAGGAGGAGTATGCGGAGGAGCTGCGGCACCTGCTGGTCGATGCCGTGCGGCTCCAGCTGCGGGCGGACGTCCCGGTCGGCGCGTATCTCAGCGGCGGCCTCGATTCGTCGATCATCACGGGCCTGATCAAGCGGTACACGGACACGCCGCTGCGGACCTTTTCGCTCACCTTCGAGGATGCCGAGTTCGACGAGAGCCCGTACCAGCGCGATCTCGTCGCATGGCTGGGGACGACCCATACGGAGCTGCGGTGTCGCGAGGCCGATATCCGCGAGGCCTTTCCGCGCGCCGTCTGGCACGCGGAGACGCCGATCCTGCGTTCGGCGCCGGCCCCGCTGATGCTGCTTTCGGGCGCGGTGCACGCCGCCGGTTACAAGGTCGTGCTGACGGGGGAGGGCGCCGACGAGGTCTTCGGCGGCTATGATCTGTTCCGCGAGGCGAAGGTGCGCCGTTTCTGGGCGCGGGCACCGCAGTCGCGGTGGCGCGCGTCTCTGCTCGGCCGGCTCTATCCGTACCTCGCGCACTCGCCGAGCTCGGTCCGCGTCGCCCGGGAGGCGTTCTTCCGCGAAGGGCTCGACCTGGCCGATCGCCCGTACTTCGCGCATATCCCGCGGTGGTCCACGACCCGGCGTCTGTGGCGGTTCCTCCACCCGGACGTGCGGCAGACCCTGGCGGGGTTCGACCCGCACGCGGCGATCGGTCGTATCCTGCCTCCCGGGATCGATCGCTGGCCTCCGCTCGGGCGCGATCAGTACGTCGAAGCGCATACGCTGCTGAGCGGATACCTCTTGAGCTCGCAGGGCGACCGCATGGCGATGGCGAACTCGGTCGAAGGGCGGTTTCCGTTCCTCGATCACCGGGTGATCGAATTCGCGAACCGTTTGCCGCCATCCTTCAAGATCCGCGGGCTGGCCGAGAAGCACATCCTCAAGCGCGCGGCCGGGGATCTCTTGCCCGCGAGCGTGCGCGAACGACCCAAGCAGCCGTACCGCGCGCCCGACAGTCAGAGCTTCTTCCAGAACGGCCGCCCGGCGGAGTACGTGGCAGCGCTCTTCGCCGAGAGCCGGCTGCGGGAGTCGGGTCTGTTCGACGCCGGCGCCGTGCGCAAGCTCTACGAAAAGTGCCGGGCCGGGCGCGCCATCGGATTCGGCGACAACATGGCCTTCGTCGGCATTCTTTCGACGCTGCTCGTGGACGAGCACTTCGTACGGCGCTTCGCCGAGCCGCCCGCCCAGCCGCAGGCGACGGCCGCGGCCGGAAGTTTCTGA
- a CDS encoding ExeA family protein, whose product MYLEFFKLREFPFRLTPDTEFLYMSDAHARAKAYMDYTIWNRDGFVVITGEIGSGKTTLIQKLLSELDDNVLVAKIFQTQLDEVEFLQAVLVEFGLNPFHAKKVELIDMLNTFLIDQFHKDKQLVLIVDDAHNLSPKVLEEIRMLSGLETQKEKVLHVILVGHPQLNELLESAEMEQLLQRVRLRYHIKALSEEATRAYITHRLRVAGMEERHLFAAETFPLIYKYTGGLPRLINTLCDTALVCAYADGQTAITGHVLNSAIEELQWLPYAKRVNQRRLRPPPAANNEYQEVLKDHARALVNVGHQMTRLDALVPALNALAGRMGNIESLLRNIASALDMEPKAGKSESKTLAKRD is encoded by the coding sequence ATGTACCTCGAATTCTTCAAGTTGCGCGAGTTCCCCTTCCGTCTGACGCCCGACACCGAGTTCCTGTACATGAGCGACGCGCACGCGCGCGCCAAGGCGTACATGGACTACACCATCTGGAACCGCGACGGGTTCGTGGTGATCACGGGCGAGATCGGCTCGGGCAAGACCACGCTGATACAGAAGCTCCTCTCCGAGCTCGACGACAACGTGCTCGTCGCGAAGATCTTCCAGACGCAGCTCGACGAAGTGGAGTTCCTGCAGGCCGTCCTCGTCGAGTTCGGGCTCAACCCGTTTCATGCGAAGAAGGTCGAGCTGATCGACATGCTGAACACCTTCCTGATCGATCAGTTCCACAAGGACAAACAGCTCGTGCTCATCGTGGACGACGCCCACAACCTGAGCCCCAAAGTGCTCGAGGAGATCCGGATGCTGTCCGGTCTCGAGACGCAGAAGGAGAAGGTCCTTCACGTCATCCTGGTCGGACACCCGCAGCTCAACGAGCTCCTGGAGTCCGCGGAGATGGAGCAGCTGCTGCAGCGGGTGCGCCTGCGCTATCACATCAAGGCGCTGTCGGAGGAAGCGACGCGCGCCTACATCACGCACCGGCTGCGCGTCGCCGGGATGGAGGAGCGCCACCTGTTCGCCGCGGAGACCTTTCCGCTGATCTACAAGTACACCGGCGGGCTTCCGCGCCTGATCAACACCCTTTGCGACACGGCGCTCGTTTGCGCCTATGCCGACGGGCAGACGGCGATCACCGGCCACGTGCTCAACAGCGCCATCGAAGAGCTCCAGTGGCTGCCGTATGCCAAGCGCGTTAACCAGCGGCGCCTGCGGCCGCCGCCCGCGGCGAACAACGAGTACCAGGAGGTGCTCAAGGACCACGCCCGGGCGCTCGTCAACGTCGGTCACCAGATGACGCGGCTGGACGCGCTGGTGCCGGCGCTCAACGCCCTCGCCGGGCGCATGGGAAACATCGAGTCGCTGCTGCGGAACATCGCATCGGCGCTCGACATGGAGCCGAAGGCAGGGAAGTCCGAGTCCAAGACGCTCGCGAAGCGCGACTGA